The sequence AGCAACAAGTGGAGTGAGTAAAATATGTTGAGATGATAGCTGCAAGaaggtgacagaagcaaatgcaaATTCAAAAGGAAAAGATTTCAGGCAAAACAAGATATCAATTTTGGGAGTGGATTTAGTCAAAATTGGAGAAGTAGAAACAATTCAATCTTACAAggacaaaaggaaaagaatggCAGAAATACTAAAAGAGAAGAAAGCAGcgataaaaaggaaaaaagaagcaATAATGTGTACATGCAATTAACAGGGTCGAACACAATAAAGATAAAGGAAAGGCAGAGATGTTAGGTATTGAGAATAAAACGAAACGAAACAACTGGATTTTGTTACATAGAGATGCTAAGGAAATAGCTAGAGATGTGTGGGATTTAGGGAAAGAATATGGTCTAATACATAGAGGAGAAGAATGGGAGATTCTATAAGAGTTAATAAAGGAacctagagagagagagagagagagagagagagagagagagagagagagtgctaCAATAAAGAGGTCCAGGAGGAGGTATCAGGAGTAaatagaattaataaaaaaattattagttaCAATTTTAGAGGATTGGAGGGTTTGGCtaagaaaaaataaattcaaaagctGATTCGCAGCCAAAGGCCAGATGTTTTTTGTATTCAAGAAACGAAATTGGAAGTTGTAGAGAGGAGTTTATGCTACTGGCTGTGGGGCTCAGATGAAGTTGGATTCACATTTAAACCATCAATAGGAAGGTCTGGAGGTTTATTAACAATTTGGAATAGCAATGTCTTGGGGATTCAAAGGAGTTACAATAATTATCATAGTCTATGGCTGGAGGGGGAATGGGGTGTAGAAAAGAAGAGAGTTAAATTAGTAAATGTCTATGCCCCATGCGACACGAGAAGAAAGCGTATATTATGGACGAAATTAAAAACCAAAGTATTGGCtaagaaagaagaaagatggtGTGTGCTTGGAGATTTCAACGCAATAAGGGAGGAATTAGAGAGAAGAGGTAGTGGTAATAATATAAGAAGCGATGAAATAGCAGAGTTCGACGAATTCATCACAGATGCAGAATTGATTGATCTCCCATTGCATGGGAGAAGATTCACTTGGTCCAGAAATGATGGCTCATGTATGAGTAGGATTGATAGGATCCTAATTTCAGAAACTTGGATGAGAGATTGGCTAGGTAGCAAGCAGTGGGGTTTGGAAAAGGAGTTATCAGATCACTGTCCAATTTTTTTATGTGACTCTGAGCAAAACTTGGGTCCAAAGCCATTTCGCATGCTGAAGTGTTGGAAGGAAATAGAAGGATACCAAAATTTTGTTAAGAAGCATTGGAGAGAGACTAAGGTAGAAGGTTGGGGAATGTTTGTTCTAAAATAGAAATTGAAGATGATCAAATCCAGACTGCGAGATTGGCATAAATGTCATCCATAAAATATCGGGGaaaaaatcaaagagataaaagaGGAGTTAAACAGAATCGAAAATAAAGGAGAGAGAGTGGGGTTATCGATAAAGGAAGCGCTTAAATTGGGAGAGACAACAGGAAAATTACACGAGTTGTCAAACTTGAATTGTATTATTCAATGGCAAAAATCTAGAGTTAGATGGTTAAAATAAGGGGACACGAACTCGAGTTACTTCCACAGATGCATCAATAagtgaagaagagagaatgaaattCTGACCTTGGACTGGAATGGCTCCCAAATTAAGCGAGGAAGGGAGATAAACGGAGCTATTTTAAGTCACTTCCAGAATCTCTTTTTAGCTAGAGGTGTGAGACCAATACCGACTAATATGGAgttcaaaaaaattaataatgttgAAAGAGAGGAGTTGGTTCAAGAATTCTAAGAAGATGAAGTGCGCAGGGCAGTATGGGAATGCGATATTTCGAAAAGTCCAGGTCCCGACGGAGTAAATTTTGGTTTTGTGAAGGAATTTTGGGACGTCGTTAAGGAAGACTTTATGAGAGTCATGAGAGAATTTCATTTAAATGGGCGGACAGTAAAGGGGTAAACAATTCGTTTATAGTTCGGATTCCAAAAAGAAAGAACGCGGTGAAGTTGACAAATTTTTGACCAATATCTCTGATTGGATGTATTTATAAGGTGATAGCAAAGGTACTAGCAAACCGTCTAAGAAAGGTGTTGGGGAAAATCATTTTAGATACGCAATCAGCATTCTTAACAGGTAGACAAATACTGGATGGAATCTTGATCGCAAATGAAATTATGGACGAAGCTAGACAGAAGAATAAAGAAGTGATCATGTTTAAAGTAGACTTTGAAAAAGCATACGATTCAGTAGATTGGAGATTTTTGGATGTGGTAATGGGAAAAATGGGATTTCATGAGAAGTGGAGGAGATGGATAGAAGAATGTCTTAAGTCAGCCTCAATTTCAGTCTTGGTGAATGGAAGCCCTACATATGAGTTTAGAATGGGGCGGGGCCTTAGACAAGGAGATCCTTTGTCTCCATTCCTATTTATTATGGTTGCATAAGGGTTTAACCTATTAATGAAAAGTGCAGTGGCGTGTGGAAAATTCTCAGGTTTCAAATTCAATGCGGGCGAAGAATGCTTTTCCCACCTACAATACGCTGATGATACTTTGATAATTGAAACAAATGGGTGGGGAAATATTCGAATCATTAAGGAAAATCTGATGCTATTTGAAGTGATATCGGGTCTTAAGGTAAACTTCCATAAAAGTCTACTAGTAGGTATCAACATAGAGCATGATTGGATTAAAGAAGTGGCAGTTATCCTAAATTGTAAGGTGGGAAGCACACCTTTTAAATACCTGGATCTTCCAATTGGAGCAAACCCGGGGAGGAATTCGACGTGGCAACCAGTAGTTGAAATAGTGAGAGCCAGGCTGGCAAGCTGGAAGCATAAGAAGTTGTCCATCGGAGTTCCGGTTATTATCATAAATTCAGTTTTGTCGGCTATTCTAGTTTACTTTCTCTCTTTTTTCAAAGCTCCAACAGGTACCTTATGTAAACTTGAGTCTCTTTTCAAGCATTTTCTTTGGGGAGGGAGTGAGGACGAGAGGAAAATAAATTGGGAGAAATGGGAAAAAATGTGTAGACCTATAGAAGAGGGGGGTTTGGGGATAAAAAAATTGAAGGCATTCAATGATGCCCTTTTAGGCAAATGGATATGGAAAACTAATACAGAAAAGGAAAGTTTGTGGTATAGAGCCCTAGTTAATCGATACGAGGCTTGTGAAGGAATTATTAGGCGCGAGGATAACAACAGCTTGATATGGTGGAGGGACATAAAGATGTTAAATGCAGGAATAGGCGAGGGTGTTAACTCCTTTTCAGTCAAGGAGGCATACAAGAAAATTATATCGGGGAGCATGGCCCCGGATGAACCGTTTCTAGCAAAGGTTTGGAAAAAGTCAATACCAATAAAGGTGTCTTATTTTGTATGGAAAGCTCTTCAAAATAGGGTAGCTACTAAAGAAAACCTATACAGTATAGGAGTGATTGAGCATAGGTCTATCCATTGCGTAGGGTAGTGCGGGGCAGAAGAAACAGTTTCTCACCCCGTTTTTGAGTGCACTGTGTTTGCAGGTACATGTGGTTTAATTAGTAGATGGCTTGGGATTTATGTTGTATTTCAAAATGAAGGTCTACCCCATCTTCTGCATTTTGAAGGTCTGATGGGAGTTGGGAGAAGTATAGTTAGTAGGCTCAACAATATGGACCGCAATGATGTGGAACATTTTGAAGGCGAGAAATGACAAGTTGTTCAATAACAATGAAATCAACGTCGATATGATGGCCAAAAATGCGAATAGAATGTCTTGGAACTGGATGAGATTCAAATCAAACATAACGGAGTACAATATCGGTTAATGGTTCTCAAATCTTAGAACTTGTCTTAGGTGGACGGGACAGTGACGATCAAAGGGTCTTAGCCGTTCAAAATGAGTATTATTGTGTGGCGTGACCAACATTGGGAGTTATATAACTATGGTGATATTGAACGATCGGGTTCGGGTTTGAGGCAACGTCAGTTCAAATTTGTTGGGGCAAATTGTTAAATGTGTTGCATTTTTAGAGGTTGTTGCAGCGCATTAGGGCCTCTACAGTAATTTCGGTGTCAGCTTTGGATGTTGGTCGTTGTTTGGTCGGTTTGGGGGTCACATTGAATATAAAGCTTTCCGGCCCAAGCTAGTTGTGAGCGTAGCTCGAGGTTGAAAGCTCGATGGATCTTGTAAGTTGTTGACTCGAGCAGGAATTCTTCACTGCTAACTCTTTAAGGAGTCATATATTTTTCGGTTTTCTGGATCTAAAAAGCTTGTCTCTTTGCCAGCCTTGTGACTTTGTAACCTTTGATTGAGGTGGAGATTCACTAGGAAATGGTATAGTAGTTTTATAACCATGATGCTTAGTTGAAGGTATTTGGTATCTGCTGCTCTATTAGTACCGATAGCTAGCAACTATTTCTCATTTAGCAAGAGCATTCGGTCAGTGTTTTCAGGGTCAGCGGCGGTATGGGTTTGTGGCACAAGTTCCTCAAACGCTCCCAAGCATCATCATACAACGATATATTAGGTGATCCATATGGCTAATGTGTTGTTCTATGGATGTGAGTGCGAGTCTCAGTTGCATTGCCGTCCTCATTTAATACAAGGTCACAGACAGGAAGGTGGAATATACAGGTCGGGATGGAGTCGTGGAAAGAGAGAAGTTGTTAAGCTGAAGCCTGGCAGAGAATTTTGCCAAATGGATAAAATATATGATGCAATTATTTGGTTTTCATCAATGGTGTATTTGAATTGCTCAGGATGGACAAATAGCATTGTGATCATGTTAGGATTCTGGTTGGTTGGGGTGCAGCAGGTAAATGGTGTTGGAAACAAGAAAAATAGACACTAATATTGTTATATGAGCTTGGAGTCCTTGCTGGAGATCATATGAGTTCAACAATAGGAGTTCTTGTCTGCTTTATGCACTATGTAGTGGATTTGCTTCTTATGTAATTGGTAGAGGCTTAGGAGGTTTTATTTTGGCCTAGCATTTTAGTTTAAATAAAGGTTTGGGTGGTTCTATGTTTTTGCAAGTGAGCTTGTATCAGAACTGTAGGCATCTTGTTTATCCTGGCATTTCTTATGCCAATATCTATTATTTAATAAAGCTTTTtgccttttcaaaaaaaaaaaaagtaatgcaAAAGGGGCCACTGTTTACCGATAAACAAAGATAAAAAGGAGCTATGTACAAAATTGAgttatgatcattattgaatTGCTTgttaaaataatttcatttatctcagttattttaaattttgattgaaCCATATATATTCGATAGATATTGAAACATATAATCTTTCAAAGCTTCCATGCTTTCATTTATTGATCTCTGACTCATATAAGaaaaagttttattattttttaataggtATGGCAACAAAACCCGTACCCGCGGGCACCCACCCGAACCTGCCctgaagttgacggggaaaacctgCTTTGAATGGGTTTGGGTTTTCCCTGATTACAAAATATAGGGACGAGTCGGATAATGGGGACACTAATACCCACCCCGAGCCCGCCCTATTTATTTcattatgtatattattattattattattattatttatttttaatactttaaaatattaaatatgtggtcAATGTTTcgatattttgatattttgatttgtatttattgtttaaaatatttgaaatgtatgcatgaaattttttgaaattattttatttattatttatagtgtaatttgattttgaaaaaaataagtatttttatcAAAAACATTGATTTCAATAAAAGGATGGTGGTCGGGCGGGGATATGCGAACCCGTTTGGACCGGGTTTGAATTTTAATTCTCAATCCCCGTTTGGGTTTGAGGCGGGGAACATGGATTGTTTGGGGATTCGGATTCGGGTTTGGG comes from Vicia villosa cultivar HV-30 ecotype Madison, WI unplaced genomic scaffold, Vvil1.0 ctg.001083F_1_1, whole genome shotgun sequence and encodes:
- the LOC131633168 gene encoding uncharacterized protein LOC131633168 produces the protein MKSAVACGKFSGFKFNAGEECFSHLQYADDTLIIETNGWGNIRIIKENLMLFEVISGLKVNFHKSLLVGINIEHDWIKEVAVILNCKVGSTPFKYLDLPIGANPGRNSTWQPVVEIVRARLASWKHKKLSIGVPVIIINSVLSAILVYFLSFFKAPTGTLCKLESLFKHFLWGGSEDERKINWEKWEKMCRPIEEGGLGIKKLKAFNDALLGKWIWKTNTEKESLWYRALVNRYEACEGIIRREDNNSLIWWRDIKMLNAGIGEGVNSFSVKEAYKKIISGSMAPDEPFLAKVWKKSIPIKVSYFVWKALQNRVATKENLYSTCGLISRWLGIYVVFQNEGLPHLLHFEGLMGVGRSIVSRLNNMDRNDVEHFEGEK